Proteins encoded by one window of Streptomyces uncialis:
- a CDS encoding RNA polymerase sigma factor → MSASTSRTLPPEIAESVSVMALIERGKAEGQIAGDDVRRAFEADQIPATQWKNVLRSLNQILEEEGVTLMVSAAEPKRTRKSVAAKSPAKRTATRTVAAKTVTTKKAATAPTAASGDASDAEGAPAKKAAAKKTVAKKAVAKKTAVKKTAAKKATGKKDSDEIVDDESAEETSGTPGKPGEEPAEDGSQGFVLSDDDEDDAPAQQVAAAGATADPVKDYLKQIGKVPLLNAEQEVELAKRIEAGLFAEDKLANADKLAPKLKRELEIIAEDGRRAKNHLLEANLRLVVSLAKRYTGRGMLFLDLIQEGNLGLIRAVEKFDYTKGYKFSTYATWWIRQAITRAMADQARTIRIPVHMVEVINKLARVQRQMLQDLGREPTPEELAKELDMTPEKVIEVQKYGREPISLHTPLGEDGDSEFGDLIEDSEAVVPADAVSFTLLQEQLHSVLDTLSEREAGVVSMRFGLTDGQPKTLDEIGKVYGVTRERIRQIESKTMSKLRHPSRSQVLRDYLD, encoded by the coding sequence GTGTCGGCCAGCACATCCCGTACGCTCCCGCCGGAGATCGCCGAGTCCGTCTCTGTCATGGCGCTCATCGAGCGGGGAAAGGCTGAGGGGCAGATCGCCGGCGATGACGTGCGTCGGGCCTTCGAAGCTGACCAGATTCCGGCCACTCAGTGGAAGAACGTACTGCGCAGCCTCAACCAGATCCTCGAGGAAGAGGGTGTGACGCTGATGGTCAGTGCCGCGGAACCGAAGCGCACCCGAAAGAGCGTCGCAGCGAAGAGTCCGGCCAAGCGGACCGCCACCAGGACCGTGGCCGCCAAGACGGTCACGACCAAGAAGGCGGCGACCGCCCCCACCGCCGCGTCGGGCGACGCGTCCGACGCCGAGGGCGCGCCCGCCAAGAAGGCCGCCGCCAAGAAGACGGTGGCCAAGAAGGCGGTCGCCAAGAAGACCGCTGTCAAGAAGACCGCGGCCAAGAAGGCGACCGGCAAGAAGGACTCCGACGAGATCGTCGACGACGAGTCGGCCGAGGAGACCTCGGGTACCCCCGGCAAGCCCGGTGAGGAGCCCGCGGAGGACGGGAGCCAGGGCTTCGTCCTGTCCGACGACGACGAGGACGACGCGCCCGCGCAGCAGGTCGCCGCGGCCGGTGCCACCGCCGACCCCGTCAAGGACTACCTGAAGCAGATCGGCAAGGTCCCCCTCCTCAACGCCGAGCAGGAGGTGGAGCTGGCCAAGCGCATCGAGGCCGGTCTCTTCGCCGAGGACAAGCTCGCCAACGCCGACAAGCTGGCGCCCAAGCTCAAGCGCGAGCTGGAGATCATCGCCGAGGACGGCCGCCGCGCCAAGAACCACCTGCTGGAGGCCAACCTCCGTCTCGTGGTCTCCCTGGCCAAGCGGTACACGGGCCGCGGCATGCTGTTCCTGGACCTGATCCAGGAGGGCAACCTCGGTCTGATCCGCGCGGTGGAGAAGTTCGACTACACCAAGGGCTACAAGTTCTCCACGTACGCCACCTGGTGGATCCGTCAGGCGATCACCCGCGCGATGGCCGACCAGGCACGCACCATCCGTATCCCGGTGCACATGGTCGAGGTCATCAACAAGCTGGCGCGGGTGCAGCGCCAGATGCTCCAGGACCTGGGCCGCGAGCCCACCCCGGAGGAGCTGGCCAAGGAACTCGACATGACCCCCGAGAAGGTCATCGAGGTCCAGAAGTACGGCCGTGAGCCCATCTCCCTGCACACGCCGCTCGGTGAGGACGGTGACAGCGAGTTCGGTGACCTCATCGAGGACTCCGAGGCCGTCGTGCCCGCCGACGCCGTCAGCTTCACGCTGCTCCAGGAGCAGCTGCACTCCGTGCTCGACACCCTCTCCGAGCGTGAGGCGGGTGTGGTGTCGATGCGGTTCGGTCTCACCGACGGTCAGCCGAAGACCCTCGACGAGATCGGCAAGGTGTACGGCGTCACCCGTGAGCGCATCCGCCAGATCGAGTCGAAGACGATGTCGAAGCTGCGCCACCCGTCGCGTTCGCAGGTACTGCGCGACTACCTGGACTAG
- a CDS encoding FadR/GntR family transcriptional regulator, whose amino-acid sequence MSTLAHTMMTNARSTESGIAGPGELDRYPYPQAPAAERAGASVWDGADQELGRVGRRTAGTRGRGLHGQLVQQLGQMIVSGDLGADRPLVPEEIGQRFEVSRTVVRESLRVLEAKGLVSARPNVGTRVRPVSDWNLLDPDIIEWRAFGPQRDDQRRELSELRWTIEPLAARLAAGHGREDVQQRLTDMVEIMGHALGQADTITFGRADAEFHALLIQLAGNRMLEHLSGIVSSALHVSGGPVTGCDRPHEHSLAHHARIAEALAQGDAAAAEAAMRQLLTVHPEVERVVPAPREH is encoded by the coding sequence GTGAGTACCCTTGCGCACACCATGATGACCAACGCCCGTTCCACAGAGTCCGGCATCGCCGGACCGGGCGAACTCGACCGCTACCCGTACCCGCAGGCACCCGCCGCCGAACGAGCCGGCGCCTCCGTCTGGGACGGCGCAGATCAGGAACTCGGCCGCGTCGGCCGCCGTACCGCGGGCACCCGCGGCCGCGGTCTGCACGGCCAACTCGTCCAGCAGCTCGGCCAGATGATCGTCTCCGGCGATCTGGGCGCCGACCGTCCGCTCGTCCCCGAGGAGATCGGACAGCGCTTCGAGGTCTCCCGCACCGTCGTACGGGAGTCCCTGCGGGTGCTGGAGGCCAAAGGGCTCGTCAGCGCCCGCCCCAACGTCGGCACACGTGTACGGCCGGTCAGCGACTGGAACCTCCTCGACCCGGACATCATCGAGTGGCGGGCCTTCGGCCCCCAGCGGGACGACCAGCGCCGTGAGCTCAGCGAGCTGCGGTGGACGATCGAGCCGCTCGCGGCCCGTCTCGCCGCCGGGCACGGACGTGAGGACGTGCAGCAGCGGCTGACGGACATGGTCGAGATCATGGGCCACGCCCTCGGTCAGGCCGACACGATCACCTTCGGCCGGGCGGACGCCGAGTTCCACGCCCTGCTGATCCAGCTCGCGGGCAACCGCATGCTGGAGCACCTGTCCGGGATCGTCTCGTCCGCGCTCCATGTCTCCGGCGGTCCTGTCACAGGCTGTGACCGTCCGCACGAGCACTCGCTCGCGCACCACGCCCGGATCGCCGAAGCCCTCGCCCAGGGGGACGCCGCCGCCGCCGAGGCCGCGATGCGTCAGCTGCTGACCGTCCACCCCGAGGTGGAGCGGGTGGTTCCCGCCCCCCGGGAGCACTGA
- a CDS encoding ATP-binding cassette domain-containing protein: MIQAIGLTSTPRKESPPAVDDVSFEAPTGRITALLGVPGSGKSTTLRLMLELQRGRGVAHFRGRPLHRIAHPAREVGVVLGEVPGHPARTVRGHLRMLCAAAGVTIQRADDVLETVGLVGQRDEPLGILSRALDRRLAVACALLADPHTLVLDAPTHGLSARDRSWLHGVLRAHTSLGGTVLFTTDDAKEAARNADRVVTLGEGRVVADQEATDFARTRLRPRVAVRSPHAARLGLLITQEARSARRSVEVVQEGGNRLSVYGSSCADVGDAAYRHGILVHQLADETGDMGPGGATDTHPATERATVTFIAADPAADPATATSIAADPAADPATATSIAPDPAADRAIATDSAVDTRSPHSVGAAISDGGPGVPHVPVHAAPEGIGLEGAVSDTVEPPVTELEAAASVPAAPDPTGPDHTTFEPNGLAVTDPGPERHLPDHDRLDVNDHALDRNLPDHEGLYRTDPDPGPDGNLPARDDLDRTDPNPVPTDSESPGPGPAELACPESTYPEPAHPESTHPEPTYAQPARPEPTHPEGQEQPQATAALPADEPDAALPAAASHRTAPPERPRSRPTATGPTAPRPTATGPSVLRPPAPYPDGGADLSLLPPAITVRSVRVPLRPLRYELRRAAGIGAGYRTGAAVFVTSVVLALFLARNGHTSHARLLAAWPVQLPLPPAALGAGLLGALAFGDEFRHPALAVDRGNVPRRLGLLGAKLAVAAATALLLALLTVGCDALALHLVYGQEVGVVPPHWPTLVVSWGALVIGCAWAGVLAAGIFKSTAAGLAAVVAVPVLVGPAVQQALAGPTVRTAMGLPARLRDLTMWPFGTERYLAAGLRMIVQPVGSALTLSLTALLCAYLLMTVRSRAR, from the coding sequence ATGATCCAGGCCATCGGACTGACCAGCACACCGCGCAAGGAGTCTCCGCCGGCCGTCGACGACGTGTCGTTCGAGGCTCCGACGGGCCGGATCACGGCACTGCTCGGCGTTCCCGGTTCGGGGAAGTCGACGACCCTGCGTCTGATGCTCGAACTCCAGCGGGGGCGGGGCGTCGCCCATTTCCGGGGCCGCCCCCTGCACCGTATCGCCCATCCCGCCCGCGAGGTCGGCGTCGTCCTCGGTGAGGTACCGGGACACCCCGCACGTACGGTGCGAGGGCACTTGAGGATGCTGTGCGCGGCCGCCGGGGTGACGATCCAGCGTGCCGACGACGTGTTGGAGACCGTGGGGCTGGTCGGCCAGCGTGACGAGCCGTTGGGCATCCTCTCCCGCGCCCTGGACCGCCGTCTCGCGGTCGCCTGCGCCCTGCTCGCGGACCCGCACACGCTGGTGCTGGACGCGCCCACGCACGGCCTTTCCGCGCGCGACCGGTCCTGGCTGCATGGCGTCCTGCGCGCCCACACATCGCTGGGCGGCACCGTGCTGTTCACGACGGACGACGCCAAGGAGGCGGCCCGGAACGCGGACCGTGTCGTGACGCTGGGGGAGGGGCGTGTCGTCGCCGATCAGGAAGCGACAGATTTCGCCAGGACACGACTGCGGCCGAGGGTCGCCGTACGCAGCCCGCACGCCGCCCGTCTCGGACTGCTGATCACTCAGGAGGCGCGCTCCGCGAGACGTTCGGTCGAGGTGGTGCAGGAGGGCGGCAACCGGCTCTCGGTGTACGGAAGCAGTTGCGCGGACGTCGGTGACGCCGCGTACCGGCACGGCATCCTCGTCCATCAGCTCGCCGACGAGACGGGGGACATGGGACCGGGAGGCGCTACGGACACCCACCCGGCCACCGAACGGGCCACCGTCACCTTCATCGCCGCCGACCCCGCCGCCGACCCGGCCACCGCCACATCCATCGCCGCCGACCCCGCCGCCGACCCGGCCACCGCCACATCCATCGCCCCCGACCCCGCCGCCGACCGGGCCATCGCCACCGACTCCGCCGTCGACACTCGCTCACCCCACTCCGTCGGCGCGGCCATCAGCGACGGCGGCCCGGGCGTGCCGCACGTACCGGTCCATGCCGCCCCCGAAGGCATCGGGCTCGAAGGCGCCGTATCCGACACCGTCGAACCGCCGGTCACCGAACTTGAGGCCGCCGCCTCCGTACCCGCCGCCCCCGACCCCACCGGGCCTGACCACACCACCTTCGAGCCCAACGGACTTGCAGTCACCGATCCAGGCCCCGAACGCCACCTTCCTGACCATGACCGCCTGGACGTCAACGACCACGCCCTCGACCGCAACCTCCCCGACCACGAAGGCCTTTACCGTACGGACCCCGACCCCGGCCCCGACGGCAACCTCCCGGCCCGCGACGACCTTGACCGCACGGACCCCAACCCCGTCCCCACCGATTCTGAAAGCCCAGGTCCCGGCCCCGCCGAACTCGCCTGCCCAGAGTCCACCTACCCCGAGCCCGCTCACCCAGAGTCCACCCATCCAGAGCCCACCTACGCCCAGCCCGCTCGCCCCGAGCCGACCCACCCCGAGGGTCAGGAACAGCCGCAGGCCACCGCCGCGCTCCCCGCCGACGAACCGGACGCCGCTCTCCCGGCAGCTGCCTCCCACCGCACCGCGCCCCCCGAACGACCCCGGAGTCGGCCCACGGCCACGGGTCCCACAGCCCCCCGTCCCACAGCCACGGGCCCCTCTGTCCTCCGCCCCCCCGCCCCGTACCCCGATGGCGGCGCGGATCTCTCGCTGCTGCCACCCGCCATCACCGTGCGCTCCGTACGCGTTCCCCTTCGGCCGCTGCGGTACGAGCTGCGTCGTGCCGCCGGGATCGGCGCCGGCTACCGCACCGGCGCGGCGGTGTTCGTCACCTCGGTGGTCCTCGCCCTCTTCCTGGCCCGGAACGGTCACACCTCCCACGCCAGACTGCTGGCGGCCTGGCCCGTACAACTGCCGCTGCCGCCCGCCGCCCTGGGGGCGGGACTGCTCGGCGCGCTGGCCTTCGGCGACGAGTTCCGACACCCCGCCCTCGCCGTGGACCGCGGGAACGTCCCCCGACGGCTCGGGCTGCTCGGCGCCAAACTCGCCGTCGCGGCGGCGACCGCGCTGCTCCTCGCACTGCTCACCGTGGGCTGCGACGCTCTGGCGCTCCACCTCGTGTACGGACAGGAAGTTGGCGTAGTTCCCCCGCACTGGCCCACTCTTGTAGTGAGTTGGGGCGCATTGGTGATCGGATGCGCCTGGGCAGGGGTTCTCGCGGCCGGGATCTTCAAGTCGACCGCCGCGGGGCTGGCGGCCGTCGTCGCGGTCCCGGTGCTTGTCGGTCCCGCGGTGCAGCAGGCGCTGGCGGGGCCGACGGTGCGCACCGCGATGGGTCTCCCGGCCCGATTGCGTGACCTCACCATGTGGCCGTTCGGGACCGAGCGATATCTCGCGGCGGGTCTGCGGATGATCGTTCAACCGGTCGGGAGTGCGTTGACGTTGTCACTGACGGCCCTGCTGTGCGCGTATCTGCTCATGACCGTACGCAGCAGGGCGCGTTGA
- a CDS encoding NUDIX hydrolase yields the protein MPPYDPSAFPPFAVTVDLVVLTVRRDALCALAVRRGEAPFQGRWALPGGFVRADEDLSLAAARELVEETGLSAHDPSTPTQAQGAHLEQLATYGDPQRDPRMRVVSVAHLALAPDLPAPRAGGDASNARWAPVEELLASGGYGREGEQAAPLAFDHARILTDGVERAKSKIEYSSLATAFCTPEFTVGELRRVYEAVWGVALDPRNFHRKVTGTPGFLVPTGGTTTRQGGRPAQLFRAGGATLLNPPMLRPEV from the coding sequence ATGCCGCCCTACGACCCGTCAGCTTTCCCGCCCTTCGCCGTCACCGTCGACCTGGTGGTACTGACCGTGCGGCGCGACGCCCTGTGCGCGTTGGCGGTGCGGCGCGGTGAGGCGCCGTTCCAGGGGCGTTGGGCGCTCCCCGGCGGGTTCGTGCGTGCCGATGAGGATCTGTCGTTGGCCGCGGCGAGGGAGCTCGTCGAGGAGACCGGGCTCTCCGCTCATGATCCGTCGACCCCGACACAGGCCCAAGGTGCGCATCTCGAACAGCTCGCGACCTATGGCGACCCTCAGCGGGACCCCCGGATGCGGGTGGTCAGTGTCGCGCATCTCGCCCTCGCGCCCGATCTGCCCGCGCCCCGCGCGGGCGGCGACGCGAGCAACGCACGCTGGGCTCCTGTGGAGGAGCTTCTCGCCTCAGGGGGATACGGGCGCGAAGGGGAGCAGGCCGCTCCACTGGCCTTCGACCACGCGAGGATCCTGACCGACGGGGTGGAGCGCGCCAAGTCGAAGATCGAGTACTCGTCGCTCGCCACCGCCTTCTGCACACCGGAGTTCACCGTGGGGGAGCTGCGCAGGGTTTATGAGGCCGTCTGGGGCGTGGCCCTGGACCCCCGGAACTTCCATCGCAAGGTGACCGGAACACCCGGCTTCCTCGTTCCGACGGGTGGCACGACCACGCGCCAGGGGGGTCGTCCCGCGCAGTTGTTCCGCGCGGGCGGCGCCACACTCCTCAATCCGCCGATGCTGCGACCGGAGGTCTGA
- a CDS encoding DUF4192 domain-containing protein, whose translation MTNHNGATGPAEHQPDPHGPTPVSRPAHGAHPGGPGVPDLDGAVDPIDCPEPDTPIKVRSASELADALPYILGYRPEDCVVLLGLRQRDGYGRFGGRVRLGIPARAEDWPAVARQLARSLIIGGEHRGDKSDAIVVFVCKEPTEGETGRRVRDRLQLFVQLLRTSCGDFGVPVVEALCISDGRFWSYCCPGGCCPPEGTSMGLPGSSALAAAATYAGLQVRGSLKEFQARLRPKDGAAPEQEAALDAARRTLRPRIDDETSRPAVTTATLDLARRAMVRLADRPTTPGRMDMDDQDDALLTHDEAAALIVGLQDRETRDEAAEWMEGTDAELALRLWRALARRCVGPYGDHAAAPLALAGWAAWSTGDNLEAREALAMALAADPDYLFALLLHTACNEGLGAEAIRECIRRGRAEREAAAEERAAAAAAAAAAAAAAGAEAGAGAEDRQSAAVGHEPSGVDDEATGADGELTAAGQELTATNRELTAVEREAEAAEGMGSSRPVLPAVGATALRSSRTGAALRRANARQRAAGGARGPRPKGPSTRPGGRPARSGGSRRQR comes from the coding sequence ATGACGAACCACAACGGAGCAACCGGTCCCGCCGAGCACCAGCCGGACCCGCACGGACCGACCCCGGTATCCCGCCCGGCGCACGGCGCTCACCCCGGCGGACCCGGTGTCCCTGACCTCGATGGCGCGGTCGACCCGATCGACTGCCCCGAGCCGGACACCCCGATCAAGGTGCGATCCGCCTCGGAGCTGGCGGACGCGCTGCCCTACATCCTCGGTTACCGCCCGGAGGACTGCGTCGTCCTGCTGGGGCTCCGCCAGCGGGACGGCTACGGACGCTTCGGCGGTCGCGTCCGCCTCGGAATCCCCGCCCGAGCCGAGGACTGGCCGGCCGTGGCACGCCAGCTGGCGCGGTCCCTGATCATCGGAGGCGAGCACCGCGGGGACAAGTCCGACGCCATCGTCGTCTTCGTCTGCAAGGAGCCGACGGAGGGCGAGACAGGCCGGCGCGTGCGCGACCGGCTTCAGCTCTTCGTCCAGCTTCTGCGCACCTCGTGCGGTGACTTCGGGGTGCCGGTGGTCGAGGCCCTGTGCATCTCCGACGGTCGCTTCTGGTCCTACTGCTGCCCGGGTGGATGCTGCCCGCCCGAGGGGACGTCCATGGGACTGCCGGGCTCCTCCGCGCTGGCCGCGGCGGCGACCTACGCCGGACTTCAGGTACGCGGATCGTTGAAGGAGTTCCAGGCCCGGCTGCGGCCGAAGGACGGCGCCGCCCCCGAGCAGGAAGCCGCGCTCGACGCGGCACGTCGCACGCTCCGACCGAGGATCGACGATGAGACGAGCCGACCGGCCGTGACCACCGCGACACTCGATCTGGCCCGCCGTGCGATGGTCCGCCTGGCCGACCGGCCCACGACTCCCGGCCGGATGGACATGGACGACCAGGACGACGCACTGCTCACCCATGACGAGGCGGCGGCGCTCATCGTCGGACTCCAGGACCGCGAGACCCGCGACGAGGCCGCGGAGTGGATGGAGGGAACGGACGCGGAGCTCGCCCTCAGGCTCTGGCGGGCGCTGGCCCGTCGCTGCGTCGGCCCGTACGGCGATCACGCCGCGGCGCCACTGGCCCTCGCGGGCTGGGCCGCCTGGTCGACGGGCGACAATCTGGAGGCGCGTGAGGCGCTGGCCATGGCACTCGCTGCCGACCCCGACTACCTGTTCGCCTTGCTGCTGCACACGGCATGCAACGAAGGGCTCGGGGCCGAGGCGATCCGCGAGTGCATCAGGCGGGGTCGAGCCGAACGCGAAGCGGCGGCCGAGGAGCGCGCTGCCGCTGCCGCTGCCGCTGCCGCTGCCGCTGCCGCTGCCGGGGCTGAGGCTGGGGCCGGGGCCGAGGATCGCCAGTCGGCGGCTGTTGGCCATGAGCCGTCAGGCGTGGACGACGAGGCCACAGGTGCGGACGGCGAGCTGACAGCCGCGGGCCAAGAGCTGACAGCCACGAACCGTGAGCTGACAGCGGTCGAGCGTGAGGCCGAGGCCGCCGAGGGCATGGGCTCCTCCCGCCCCGTCCTGCCCGCCGTGGGGGCCACCGCCCTGAGGTCGTCGCGGACCGGGGCCGCCCTCCGGCGAGCCAATGCCCGGCAGCGGGCGGCCGGAGGAGCCCGCGGCCCGCGTCCCAAGGGGCCGTCCACCCGTCCCGGCGGCCGCCCGGCCCGGTCGGGCGGTAGCCGGAGGCAGCGATGA
- a CDS encoding RecQ family ATP-dependent DNA helicase: protein MNNEDLRTAADTVLSRLVGDPAARLRGDQWRAIEALVADRRRALVVQRTGWGKSAVYFVATALLRERGGGPTVIVSPLLALMRNQVEAAARAGIHARTINSSNPEEWSTVQAEIGAGTVDVLLVSPERLNNPDFRDNVLPELAAATGLLVVDEAHCISDWGHDFRPDYRRLRTMLADLPSGVPVLATTATANARVTADVAEQLGTGGHPSAPGSKEGEGALVLRGPLDRSSLSLSVLELPDAAHRLAWLAEHLDNLPGSGIIYTLTVAAAEEVTAYLRQRGHIVAPYTGKTENADRQQAEDDLLANRVKALVATSALGMGFDKPDLGFVVHLGSPASPIAYYQQVGRAGRGVEHAEVLLLPGKEDEAIWQYFASLAFPSEDQVRRTLDVLAAAGRPLSLPALEPLVELRRNRLETMLKVLDVDGAVRRVKGGWISTGEPWAYDSERYAWVSKQRSAEQEAMREYVRTTGCRMEFLRRQLDDEEAAPCGRCDNCAGGRFSAEVSGSSLDSARDELRRPGAEVEPRRMWPTGLSAVGITLKGRIPATEQASTGRALGRLSDIGWGNRLRPMLAPDAPDGPIPDDVAQAVVEVLADWAKGPGGWASKAPDAMPRPVGVVTMTSRAKPGLIHSLGARIADVGRLPLLGTIEYAPGHEPAHVPRSNSAQRLRVLDGALVLPPELSVALKAAEGPVLLVDDQTDTGWTLAVAARLLRRAGASAVLPLVLAVQG, encoded by the coding sequence ATGAACAACGAAGACCTGCGTACAGCGGCGGACACCGTCCTCTCCCGGCTCGTCGGCGACCCGGCCGCCCGGCTGCGCGGGGACCAGTGGCGCGCCATCGAAGCGCTGGTCGCCGACAGACGCCGGGCCTTGGTGGTGCAGCGCACCGGCTGGGGCAAGTCCGCGGTGTATTTCGTCGCGACCGCGCTGCTGCGGGAACGCGGCGGCGGCCCGACGGTGATCGTCTCCCCCCTGCTGGCGCTCATGCGAAACCAGGTGGAGGCCGCGGCACGTGCGGGTATCCACGCCCGCACGATCAATTCGTCGAACCCGGAGGAGTGGTCGACCGTCCAGGCCGAGATCGGCGCGGGCACCGTCGATGTCCTCCTGGTGAGCCCCGAGCGGCTGAACAACCCCGATTTCCGGGACAACGTCCTGCCCGAGCTGGCCGCGGCGACCGGACTCCTGGTGGTCGACGAGGCGCACTGCATCTCGGACTGGGGGCACGACTTCCGGCCGGACTACCGACGGCTACGGACGATGCTGGCCGACCTGCCGTCCGGCGTACCGGTCCTGGCCACGACGGCGACGGCGAACGCCCGGGTGACCGCGGACGTCGCCGAGCAGCTCGGCACCGGCGGGCACCCGTCCGCGCCGGGTTCCAAGGAGGGCGAGGGGGCGCTGGTGCTCCGAGGCCCGCTGGACCGGTCGAGCCTGAGCCTGAGCGTCCTCGAACTGCCCGACGCGGCCCACCGTCTCGCCTGGCTCGCCGAGCACCTGGACAACCTGCCGGGCTCAGGAATCATCTACACCCTGACCGTCGCGGCCGCCGAGGAGGTCACCGCCTACCTCCGTCAGCGCGGGCACATCGTGGCCCCGTACACCGGCAAGACGGAGAACGCCGACCGCCAGCAGGCGGAGGACGATCTGCTGGCCAACCGCGTCAAGGCACTGGTCGCCACCTCCGCCCTCGGGATGGGCTTCGACAAACCGGATCTCGGATTCGTGGTCCACCTCGGCTCCCCCGCCTCCCCCATCGCCTACTACCAGCAGGTCGGACGCGCGGGCCGAGGCGTCGAGCACGCGGAGGTGCTGTTGCTGCCGGGCAAGGAGGACGAGGCGATCTGGCAGTACTTCGCCTCGCTGGCCTTCCCCTCCGAGGACCAGGTCCGCCGCACGCTGGACGTCCTCGCGGCAGCCGGGCGGCCCCTCTCACTACCCGCGCTGGAGCCCTTGGTCGAACTGCGGCGCAACCGCTTGGAGACGATGCTGAAGGTCCTGGACGTGGACGGCGCGGTGCGGCGCGTGAAGGGCGGCTGGATCTCCACCGGTGAACCCTGGGCGTACGACAGCGAGCGCTACGCGTGGGTGAGCAAGCAGCGATCGGCCGAACAGGAGGCGATGCGGGAGTACGTACGGACCACGGGATGCCGCATGGAGTTCCTCCGCCGTCAGCTGGACGACGAGGAAGCAGCGCCTTGTGGCCGGTGCGACAACTGCGCGGGCGGCCGGTTCAGCGCGGAGGTCTCCGGCTCCTCGCTCGACTCCGCGCGTGACGAGCTGCGCCGCCCCGGTGCTGAGGTGGAACCCCGCCGGATGTGGCCCACGGGGCTGTCCGCCGTGGGGATCACGCTCAAGGGCCGCATCCCCGCGACCGAGCAGGCCTCGACCGGGCGTGCGCTGGGCCGGCTCTCCGACATCGGCTGGGGCAACCGGCTCCGTCCCATGCTTGCTCCGGACGCGCCGGACGGGCCGATCCCGGACGATGTGGCACAGGCCGTGGTGGAGGTTCTCGCCGACTGGGCCAAGGGGCCGGGCGGCTGGGCCTCCAAGGCTCCCGACGCGATGCCCCGCCCCGTCGGCGTGGTGACGATGACCTCGCGCGCCAAGCCCGGTCTGATCCACTCACTGGGTGCCCGTATCGCCGACGTAGGGCGCCTCCCCCTGCTGGGCACCATCGAGTACGCCCCGGGACACGAACCCGCTCATGTCCCCAGGAGCAACAGCGCCCAGCGGCTCAGGGTCCTCGACGGCGCGCTGGTCCTGCCGCCGGAGCTGTCCGTGGCGTTGAAGGCCGCGGAGGGCCCCGTCCTGCTGGTGGACGATCAGACGGACACCGGCTGGACGCTCGCCGTGGCCGCGCGACTGCTCAGACGTGCGGGGGCGTCGGCGGTGCTGCCGCTGGTGCTGGCGGTGCAGGGCTGA
- a CDS encoding ribonuclease HII: MAYEPPTHTVERSLRATTGAKVIAGVDEVGRGAWAGPVTVCAAVTGLRRPPDGLTDSKLITPKRRTPLAAELESWVTSHALGHASHDEIDAMGMTAALRLAAVRALEALPVRPDAVILDGKHDYLGGPWRVRTVIKGDRSCVAVAAASVIAKVRRDKMMAELGVDHADFDFAANAGYPSPVHQAALAERGPTPYHRLTWAYLDALPQWRHLKKVRSWADESVPEIEGQLGFDF; the protein is encoded by the coding sequence ATGGCATACGAACCACCCACGCACACCGTCGAGCGCTCACTGCGCGCCACCACGGGAGCGAAGGTCATCGCGGGTGTCGACGAAGTGGGCCGCGGGGCCTGGGCCGGACCTGTCACCGTCTGCGCGGCGGTCACCGGACTGCGGCGCCCCCCGGACGGCCTCACGGACTCCAAGCTGATCACCCCCAAGCGGCGCACCCCGCTCGCCGCCGAGTTGGAGAGCTGGGTCACCTCCCATGCCCTCGGACACGCCTCGCACGACGAGATCGACGCCATGGGCATGACGGCCGCCCTGCGGCTGGCGGCCGTACGCGCGCTGGAGGCGCTTCCGGTGCGACCCGACGCGGTGATCCTCGACGGCAAGCACGACTACCTGGGCGGGCCTTGGCGTGTGCGTACCGTGATCAAAGGCGACCGCTCCTGCGTCGCCGTGGCCGCCGCGTCCGTGATCGCCAAGGTGCGCCGCGACAAAATGATGGCCGAACTGGGGGTCGACCATGCAGACTTCGACTTCGCGGCCAATGCCGGTTACCCGTCACCGGTGCACCAGGCCGCGCTGGCGGAACGGGGCCCCACCCCGTACCACCGGCTGACGTGGGCGTATCTTGATGCGCTGCCCCAGTGGCGGCATCTCAAGAAGGTCCGCAGCTGGGCGGACGAAAGCGTTCCGGAGATCGAGGGGCAGCTCGGCTTCGACTTCTGA